The Drosophila innubila isolate TH190305 chromosome 3R unlocalized genomic scaffold, UK_Dinn_1.0 2_E_3R, whole genome shotgun sequence genome has a segment encoding these proteins:
- the LOC117790509 gene encoding uncharacterized protein LOC117790509, which translates to MGLLGGALMGGVVGHEMAKRSGSAKTTATAAPVAQVVENGVPDAHGCYKQTIKEPVVGNGKLYTETVHLVCPHGSPPSHPQPGAVPAQVIPVAQSPVVVHHVVAAPDTAPTFNHTHSSNSTHSHGTQTHTVLGHPGQVPGQAQGPAQTLSQPSGITVLYAAAPVAPSHHSPPAGAAHVVLLSKTVKKQKSAAATLNVSHGLLILLVLYCLIRK; encoded by the coding sequence ATGGGTCTTCTGGGTGGTGCATTGATGGGTGGCGTGGTTGGACACGAAATGGCCAAGAGGTCTGGCTCAGCCAAGACAACAGCTACAGCAGCGCCAGTAGCTCAGGTGGTGGAGAATGGTGTACCAGATGCCCATGGCTGCTATAAGCAAACAATCAAGGAACCTGTTGTGGGCAATGGTAAACTGTACACTGAAACGGTTCATCTGGTCTGTCCCCATGGATCGCCACCATCGCATCCACAGCCAGGCGCCGTGCCTGCCCAAGTGATTCCTGTTGCTCAATCACCAGTAGTTGTGCACCATGTGGTTGCTGCTCCAGACACAGCTCCCACATTTAATCACACACATAGTTCCAACTCCACACATTCGCAtggcacacagacacacacagtgCTGGGTCATCCTGGTCAAGTTCCAGGACAAGCTCAAGGACCAGCTCAAACGCTATCTCAACCCTCGGGCATAACTGTATTATATGCTGCCGCTCCAGTGGCTCCCAGCCATCATTCGCCACCAGCAGGAGCTGCTCACGTGGTTCTGTTATCCAAGACGGTTAAGAAGCAAAAATCCGCAGCTGCTACGCTAAATGTTTCGCACGGACTACTAATTCTTTTAGTTCTGTACTgcttaattagaaaataa
- the LOC117792353 gene encoding uncharacterized protein LOC117792353, with translation MSHILDEEDLEALCYERSKAWSNVIKCCAEKEEGKEIDIRNFEEIFKDQDEDTIVAMEEAKEVNVEEELYKTTQSMTKTELMQMLCSGDSKEILDQTLPIVEGHVRKWKEAGLDRILDTFDGQQIEEHVGDWLRRNNSAFGGNNLLQVSPKAAKPFNGADQVYSTSSSNDSEAESMHSVDTARYIRASRKRTISTASKCSIPMTTIKMYRNVPRKRAELSAKYGCEEQEHRHHMQALLHRRSKFHSRKHERDLILQTSSKQYSHSFEGQQRRKQLRKRRDTSPMLSSSSSSEDERCDCTRRKKVAHSHYRNRSYHNHRINYRDYHCKRLKLGSRSTQDVLEEELRPRLMENECTCCSIERLCSNVVHIAKSSTESWIVQNTSSSNSSETCRVSSTNHSLALKKRTQQKIIKSQCCLRRHRRNENMKQTKTYSNEPKDTKSPTNEIQSDSSENSSDCSIKLKRTKEKMQTIESVSDNSDDLQSNCKNLNSTFSNQSCKLDTLKDQSEDTDSHTMVSSPTDYKSPTAPQRSSFNITKKGILLHEPPRQASASEDQDKNISLENSNANFTLTEQALTPIIGQRRARKLLKYHTGSNSFNSRYHVYYRPSAKLLTKLTDTDKSRELSSSSCSDTDSDVFEMLGRYGVVHSVLEKGNDSFKLD, from the exons atgtcGCACATATTGGATGAAGAAGATTTAGAGGCTCTCTGCTACGAGCGTTCCAAAGCCTGGTCCAATGTTATCAAG tGTTGTGCGGAGAAAGAGGAAGGCAAAGAAATAGATATACGTAATTTTGAGGAAATATTCAAGGACCAAGACGAAGACACCATAGTAGCAATGGAAGAGGCCAAAGAAGTAAATGTGGAGGAGGAACTGTATAAAACAACGCAGAGTATGACCAAAACTGAACTTATGCAAATGCTGTGCAGCGGGGATAGTAAGGAAATCCTAGACCAGACGCTGCCCATTGTGGAGGGGCATGTGCGCAAGTGGAAGGAAGCTGGCTTGGATCGCATTCTAGACACATTCGATGGACAGCAGATCGAGGAGCATGTGGGCGACTGGTTGCGTCGCAACAACAGCGCTTTTGGTGGCAACAATCTGTTGCAAGTGTCACCCAAAGCGGCCAAACCGTTCAATGGAGCTGACCAAGTTTATTCtacgagcagcagcaacgacagcGAAGCCGAGTCCATGCACTCCGTGGACACTGCTCGCTACATTCGCGCCAGTCGCAAACGCACCATTTCCACGGCCAGCAAGTGCAGCATTCCCATGACGACGATCAAGATGTATCGCAATGTGCCGCGAAAGCGCGCCGAGCTGAGTGCCAAGTACGGATGCGAGGAGCAGGAGCATCGGCACCACATGCAGGCACTGCTCCATCGCCGCAGCAAGTTCCACAGTCGCAAACACGAGCGTGATCTCATCCTTCAAACCAGTTCCAAGCAGTATTCCCACAGCTTCGAAGGGCAACAGCGACGCAAGCAGCTGCGCAAGCGTCGGGACACCTCGCCCATGTTATCCTCATCATCGTCCAGCGAGGATGAACGTTGCGACTGCACGAGAAGAAAGAAGGTTGCCCACTCCCACTATAGAAATCGCAGCTACCACAATCACCGTATCAACTATCGCGATTATCACTGTAAGCGATTGAAGCTGGGATCACGATCCACTCAGGACGTTTTAGAGGAGGAACTGCGTCCGCGACTCATGGAGAACGAGTGCACATGCTGCAGCATCGAGCGATTGTGCTCGAACGTGGTGCACATTGCCAAGAGCTCCACAGAGTCATGGATAGTGCAAAACACCAGCAGCTCCAACAGCTCCGAAACATGCAGAGTGTCTTCAACAAATCATTCCTTGGCACTCAAGAAACGCACGCAGCAGAAGATTATAAAAAGCCAATGCTGTTTGAGGCGTCATAGACggaatgaaaatatgaaacagACTAAGACATATTCCAATGAACCCAAAGATACTAAGTCACCGACAAACGAGATACAAAGTGACAGCTCAGAGAATTCTAGCGATTGTAGCATAAAATTGAAAcgaacaaaagaaaaaatgcaaactatTGAATCGGTTTCGGATAACTCGGATGATCTTCAATCTAATTGTAAGAATCTTAACTCAACCTTCTCTAATCAGTCATGTAAGCTGGACACTTTAAAGGATCAGTCAGAAGACACTGATAGCCATACAATGGTATCTTCTCCAACAGACTACAAGTCGCCAACCGCTCCACAACGATCCTCATTCAACATTACTAAAAAAGGGATTCTTTTGCATGAGCCTCCACGACAAGCATCCGCATCAGAAGACCAGGATAAAAACATCAGCTTGGAGAATTCTAATGCTAACTTTACGCTAACGGAGCAGGCTCTCACACCAATAATTGGTCAGCGCAGAGCTCGCAAGCTCCTTAAATACCATACGGGCAGCAACAGCTTCAACAGTCGCTACCACGTTTACTATCGTCCATCTGCCAAGCTGTTGACCAAGTTAACAGACACTGACAAATCTCGTGAATTGAGTTCCTCCAGTTGCAGCGACACCGATAGCGACGTCTTTGAGATGCTTGGACGTTATGGAGTCGTTCACTCTGTTCTGGAAAAAGGGAATGATTCGTTCAAGCTTGACTGA